The proteins below are encoded in one region of Amycolatopsis magusensis:
- a CDS encoding SagB family peptide dehydrogenase, with protein MISTSDDVMTTVRLWSLSEDALVEEGDEAGSLNVVTRWGELNVESAGAFAIESLRRMGLGPVSLQNVVTARKAGPARKLHDLAGLERVLDQVSGSVVHSLGLADGQRPLLSVVPVVASPAFRLTEVGPRVLNRLSRFAVLRPEDGDLLLESPRAEFRVVLSQPQAVRIASSLAAPATVEALAGSTGVPEHVVADVVAFLTAAGVVLSGDDEEHFAEDADAALRHWSHHELLFHTHSRSRRGEIVSEAAYQQATENPPPLTKPAPDGERFPLSAPDLGGASPSLTELLENDHECPKFSPVDLTREQLGELLFRSARIRSAGPAHPPIPPGHDATQRPYFAIACLYELELYLSIDRCAGLPRAIYHYDPDGHALTLIDDDPGHLAAMLDLAKVAAGSMRRPAAMISVTARMERTAWVLGGAAYAVTLMHVGALQQTLYLCAKAMGLAAHAVPVDASDTVDRVLGLDWPAEIGVGECVLDALT; from the coding sequence TTGATTTCGACATCGGACGACGTCATGACCACGGTCCGGCTGTGGTCGCTCAGCGAGGACGCACTGGTCGAAGAGGGTGACGAAGCCGGCTCGCTGAACGTCGTCACCAGGTGGGGCGAGCTGAACGTGGAGAGCGCGGGCGCCTTCGCCATCGAGTCGCTGCGCCGGATGGGCCTGGGCCCGGTGTCCCTGCAGAACGTGGTGACCGCGCGCAAGGCCGGTCCGGCGCGGAAGCTGCACGACCTCGCCGGGCTGGAGCGGGTGCTGGACCAGGTCAGCGGTTCGGTGGTGCACTCGCTCGGCCTGGCCGACGGGCAGCGCCCGCTGCTCTCGGTGGTCCCGGTGGTGGCCTCGCCCGCCTTCCGGCTGACCGAGGTCGGGCCCCGGGTGCTGAACCGGCTCTCCCGTTTCGCCGTGTTGCGCCCGGAGGACGGTGATCTGCTGCTGGAGTCGCCGCGCGCGGAGTTCCGGGTGGTGCTCAGCCAGCCGCAGGCGGTCCGGATCGCCTCTTCGCTCGCCGCCCCGGCGACGGTCGAGGCACTGGCCGGGTCGACCGGCGTGCCTGAGCACGTGGTCGCCGATGTGGTCGCCTTCCTCACCGCCGCGGGCGTGGTGCTCTCCGGTGACGACGAGGAGCACTTCGCCGAGGACGCCGACGCCGCGCTGAGGCACTGGTCGCACCACGAGCTGTTGTTCCACACGCACAGCCGCAGCCGCCGCGGGGAGATCGTCTCCGAAGCGGCCTACCAGCAGGCGACCGAAAACCCCCCGCCGCTGACCAAGCCGGCGCCGGACGGCGAGCGCTTCCCGCTGAGCGCCCCGGATCTGGGCGGCGCTTCGCCGTCGCTGACCGAGCTGCTGGAGAACGACCACGAGTGCCCGAAGTTCTCGCCGGTGGACCTCACCCGCGAGCAACTGGGCGAGTTGTTGTTCCGCAGCGCGCGCATCCGGTCCGCCGGTCCGGCCCACCCGCCGATCCCGCCGGGGCACGACGCGACGCAACGCCCGTACTTCGCCATCGCCTGCCTCTACGAACTCGAGCTGTACTTGAGCATCGACCGGTGCGCGGGCCTGCCGCGCGCCATCTACCACTACGACCCGGACGGCCACGCGCTCACGCTGATCGACGACGACCCCGGTCACCTCGCCGCGATGCTGGATCTGGCCAAGGTCGCGGCGGGCAGCATGCGGCGGCCGGCCGCGATGATCTCGGTGACCGCCCGCATGGAACGGACCGCCTGGGTGCTCGGTGGCGCCGCGTACGCGGTGACGCTGATGCACGTGGGCGCGCTGCAGCAGACGCTTTACCTGTGCGCCAAGGCGATGGGGCTGGCCGCGCACGCGGTCCCGGTCGACGCCAGCGACACCGTGGACCGGGTGCTGGGGCTCGACTGGCCCGCGGAGATCGGGGTAGGGGAATGCGTGCTGGACGCACTCACATGA
- a CDS encoding sensor histidine kinase: protein MSIASGSARSSAIGESVGEEPEADRPGKSGQATIWLPDIAPKVANSILVSVLAGIALNATIGIIFQTGTFWPIAISISCVLALVALQLTYVSRPSARKTPLRTAVVLVAQAVLVWAPIFELGPRWHGFTGLLAGSVLVLLPALVAWPTVVLVLGMIVFFELTRGANIVGPVYAVTYIVVSTMITALVIYGLSRLVKLVSDLHAARHELSRMAVAEERLRFSRDVHDLLGLSLSAITLKTELTNRLLTEHPDRARKELEDMLVMSRRALADVRMVASGKRALSLDEECRQAKSALSAAEVEVKIERDDRELDGPVGTVLATVLREGVTNVLRHSDAEWCEISVHEVDGSMRLVIANDGVSVNGSAPAPNAGNGIRNLSHRVSRLGGELTVETEPDGRYRLRADVPLAAAAAH from the coding sequence GTGAGCATCGCAAGTGGATCCGCCCGGTCCAGCGCCATCGGCGAGAGCGTGGGCGAGGAACCGGAAGCCGATCGCCCGGGGAAATCCGGCCAGGCGACGATCTGGCTGCCGGACATCGCGCCGAAGGTCGCCAACTCGATCCTGGTCTCGGTGCTGGCCGGGATCGCGCTCAACGCGACCATCGGCATCATCTTCCAGACCGGGACCTTCTGGCCGATCGCGATCAGCATCTCGTGCGTGCTCGCGTTGGTCGCGCTGCAGCTCACCTACGTCTCCCGGCCGTCGGCGCGCAAGACACCGCTGCGGACGGCGGTGGTGCTGGTGGCGCAGGCGGTGCTGGTCTGGGCGCCGATCTTCGAGCTGGGCCCGCGCTGGCACGGGTTCACCGGGCTGCTCGCCGGCAGTGTGCTGGTGCTGCTCCCGGCTCTGGTGGCGTGGCCGACCGTGGTGCTCGTGCTCGGCATGATCGTGTTCTTCGAGCTGACCAGGGGCGCCAACATCGTCGGCCCGGTGTACGCGGTCACCTACATCGTGGTGTCCACGATGATCACCGCGCTGGTGATCTACGGGTTGTCGCGGCTGGTCAAACTGGTCAGCGACCTGCACGCGGCGCGGCACGAGCTGAGCCGGATGGCGGTGGCCGAGGAGCGGCTGCGCTTCTCCCGCGACGTGCACGACCTGCTCGGCCTGAGCCTGTCGGCGATCACGTTGAAGACCGAGCTGACGAACCGGCTGCTGACCGAGCACCCGGACCGGGCGCGCAAGGAACTCGAGGACATGCTGGTGATGTCCCGGCGGGCGCTGGCGGACGTGCGGATGGTGGCCAGCGGCAAACGCGCGCTGTCCCTCGACGAGGAGTGCCGCCAGGCGAAGTCGGCGTTGTCCGCGGCCGAGGTCGAGGTGAAGATCGAGCGCGACGATCGGGAGCTGGACGGTCCGGTGGGCACGGTGCTGGCGACGGTGCTGCGTGAAGGCGTGACGAACGTGCTGCGGCACAGCGACGCGGAGTGGTGCGAGATCTCGGTGCACGAGGTCGACGGGTCGATGCGCCTGGTGATCGCGAACGACGGGGTTTCGGTGAACGGCTCCGCGCCGGCGCCCAACGCGGGCAACGGCATCCGCAACCTGTCGCACCGGGTTTCGCGGCTCGGCGGGGAGTTGACCGTGGAAACCGAGCCGGACGGGCGGTACCGCCTGCGAGCCGACGTCCCGCTCGCCGCCGCCGCGGCGCACTGA
- a CDS encoding sensor histidine kinase, whose protein sequence is MAAVPRIERGDLGARYAYGILALVLAGFSVNATLGVVFRIGTPLDVLFCVLCVLAMTALQLGYVSRPGVAWTRRRSALVLSGQALLVGFPSLEFGPRWHGFTGVFLGSVLLLLPAVAAWPVLAGVVAAVGFLEFTRGSGLVPAPWAVTSAMVATLLTAMITYGLTRLARLVGDLHGARHELSRMAVAEERLRFSRDVHDLLGMSLSAITLKTELTNRLLAEQPERARAELEDVLAISRRAMADVRMVAGGDRRLSFDEECDQAQSALSAAEVNVRISREHRELDERVGTVLATVLREGVTNVLRHSVARYCEISVHEVGEVIRLVITNDGVTGEGADTSPGAGNGLRNLSHRVSQVDGALTTSSVDGRYRLRVDVPVSALLARGDEPGERIAVQRLRRPGIAPKMATAILAAVLSAMAVNTSVGIAVTAGAVWPGLLSATFVGLLAGLQFGYVSRPGATRTPVRTTLVLLAQAALVFLPILHFGALWHGLAGLFAGSALVLLPTFAAVPLASVAVVAIGALELFAGLTGISTWYSVLFVVVGNLITTLVVFGLSRLVRLVGDLHGARHELSRMAVAEERLRFSRDVHDLLGLSLSAITLKTELANRLLPEFPERTRQELEDVLVLSRRGLADVRMAAGRRQGLSHAVERPEVEVATSGS, encoded by the coding sequence ATGGCAGCGGTACCCCGCATCGAGCGGGGCGACCTCGGCGCGCGCTACGCCTACGGCATCCTCGCGCTGGTACTGGCCGGGTTCTCGGTCAACGCCACGCTCGGCGTCGTCTTCCGGATCGGCACCCCGCTCGACGTCCTCTTCTGCGTCCTGTGCGTGCTCGCGATGACCGCGCTGCAGCTCGGCTACGTTTCCCGGCCCGGCGTGGCGTGGACCAGGCGGCGGTCGGCGCTGGTCCTCTCGGGACAGGCGCTGCTGGTCGGCTTCCCGAGCCTCGAGTTCGGCCCGCGCTGGCACGGGTTCACCGGGGTGTTCCTGGGCAGTGTGCTGTTGCTGCTCCCGGCGGTGGCGGCCTGGCCGGTGCTGGCCGGGGTGGTGGCGGCGGTCGGCTTCCTCGAATTCACCCGCGGTTCGGGCCTGGTCCCGGCGCCGTGGGCGGTGACCAGCGCGATGGTCGCCACCCTGCTGACCGCGATGATCACCTACGGCCTCACCCGGCTGGCGCGGCTGGTCGGCGACCTGCACGGGGCACGGCACGAGCTGAGCCGGATGGCGGTGGCCGAGGAGCGGCTGCGCTTCTCCCGTGACGTGCACGACCTGCTGGGGATGAGCCTGTCGGCGATCACGTTGAAGACCGAGCTGACGAACCGGCTGCTGGCCGAGCAACCCGAGCGGGCGCGCGCGGAACTCGAGGACGTGCTGGCGATCTCCCGTCGCGCGATGGCGGACGTGCGGATGGTGGCAGGCGGGGATCGGCGGCTGTCCTTCGACGAGGAGTGCGATCAAGCGCAGTCCGCGTTGTCGGCGGCCGAGGTCAACGTGCGGATCTCGCGGGAACACCGGGAACTGGACGAGCGGGTGGGCACGGTGCTGGCGACGGTGTTGCGCGAAGGCGTGACGAACGTGCTGCGGCACAGCGTCGCCCGGTACTGCGAGATCTCCGTGCACGAGGTCGGCGAGGTCATCCGGCTGGTCATCACGAACGACGGGGTCACCGGGGAAGGCGCCGACACCTCGCCGGGCGCGGGCAACGGCCTCCGCAACCTCTCGCACCGGGTCTCGCAGGTGGACGGTGCGCTGACCACGTCCTCAGTGGACGGACGGTACCGGCTGCGGGTGGACGTGCCGGTGTCCGCGCTTCTCGCGCGCGGCGACGAACCCGGCGAGCGGATCGCCGTGCAGCGCCTCCGGCGGCCCGGCATCGCGCCGAAGATGGCCACCGCGATCCTCGCCGCGGTGCTCAGCGCCATGGCGGTGAACACCAGCGTCGGGATCGCCGTCACCGCCGGCGCCGTCTGGCCGGGGCTGCTGAGCGCGACCTTCGTCGGCCTGCTGGCCGGTCTGCAGTTCGGTTACGTCTCCCGGCCGGGCGCGACGCGGACGCCGGTGCGGACCACGCTCGTGCTGCTGGCGCAGGCGGCGCTGGTGTTCCTCCCGATCCTGCACTTCGGGGCGCTGTGGCACGGCCTGGCCGGCTTGTTCGCCGGAAGCGCGCTGGTGCTGCTGCCCACGTTCGCGGCGGTGCCGCTGGCCTCGGTGGCGGTGGTCGCGATCGGGGCGCTCGAACTGTTCGCCGGGCTGACCGGGATCAGCACCTGGTACTCGGTGCTGTTCGTGGTGGTGGGCAACCTGATCACCACGCTGGTCGTGTTCGGCCTGTCGCGGCTGGTGCGGCTGGTCGGTGACCTGCACGGTGCCCGGCACGAGCTGAGCCGGATGGCGGTGGCCGAGGAGCGGCTGCGCTTCTCCCGCGACGTGCACGACCTGCTCGGCCTGAGCCTGTCGGCGATCACGTTGAAGACCGAATTGGCGAACCGGCTGCTGCCCGAATTCCCCGAGCGGACCCGTCAGGAATTGGAAGACGTGCTGGTGCTGTCCCGGCGCGGACTGGCGGACGTGCGGATGGCGGCCGGCCGCAGGCAGGGGCTTTCGCATGCGGTGGAGCGTCCCGAGGTCGAAGTGGCCACTTCAGGTAGCTGA
- a CDS encoding response regulator transcription factor, whose protein sequence is MINVLLAEDMHMLRGALVALLNLEADITVVAEVASGDEILPAAQKHQPDVAIIDIDLPGKDGLTAATELHASLPDCRTLILTSLGRPGTVRRALDARVNGFMLKDAPSKKLANAVRQVAVGRRVIDSELALAAWDTEDCPLAAREIEILRLAAAGQNVADIAAQLFLSPGTVRNYLTTVVTKLNARNRVDAIRIAKENDWL, encoded by the coding sequence GTGATCAATGTTCTACTGGCCGAGGACATGCACATGCTGCGCGGCGCCCTCGTGGCCCTGCTGAACCTCGAGGCCGACATCACCGTGGTCGCCGAAGTGGCATCCGGCGACGAGATCCTGCCCGCCGCGCAGAAGCACCAGCCCGACGTGGCCATCATCGACATCGACCTGCCCGGCAAGGACGGCCTGACCGCCGCCACCGAGCTGCACGCCAGCCTGCCGGACTGCCGGACCCTGATCCTGACCAGCCTGGGCAGGCCGGGCACGGTGCGCCGGGCACTGGACGCCCGGGTCAACGGGTTCATGCTCAAGGACGCGCCCTCGAAGAAGCTCGCCAACGCCGTGCGCCAGGTGGCCGTCGGCAGGCGCGTGATCGACAGCGAACTCGCGCTGGCGGCGTGGGACACCGAGGACTGCCCGCTGGCCGCGAGGGAGATCGAGATCCTCCGGCTGGCCGCCGCCGGTCAGAACGTGGCGGACATCGCGGCACAGTTGTTTCTTTCTCCCGGGACCGTGCGTAACTACCTGACTACCGTGGTGACCAAACTCAATGCCCGCAATCGGGTCGACGCCATCCGGATCGCCAAGGAAAACGACTGGCTGTGA
- a CDS encoding helix-turn-helix transcriptional regulator, with translation MQPAVRQAIAAMHERYFEPITLNDLAAEVFVSPFHFSRIFSRATGVTPGRYLTAVRLFEAKRLLLTTSLTVSDIVCSVGYSSVGTFTSRFTRAVGMSPTQYRDPMVSELLIAMAPHFQRLPSLKTLRDAGQSCAAPQNAGGSVVGRLDMPPGKTTGNVLIGVFAEAIPQCGPVAFKGMADSGPTELILNNVPPGRWHVIAVAEHNGALGEGKSYSIATNSAITITGDETAAVNLRLRPVRPTDPPIAITLASRVTPEVGSVAMPRIQELPAVA, from the coding sequence ATGCAACCGGCCGTCCGCCAAGCCATCGCCGCGATGCACGAGCGCTACTTCGAGCCCATCACGCTGAACGACCTGGCCGCCGAGGTCTTCGTCAGCCCCTTCCACTTCTCCCGGATCTTCTCCAGGGCGACCGGGGTCACCCCCGGCCGCTACCTGACCGCGGTCCGGCTGTTCGAGGCGAAGCGGCTGCTCCTGACCACCTCGCTGACCGTGTCCGACATCGTCTGCAGCGTCGGGTACAGCAGCGTCGGCACCTTCACCAGCCGCTTCACCAGGGCGGTCGGCATGAGCCCCACCCAGTACCGCGACCCGATGGTCAGCGAACTGCTGATCGCGATGGCCCCGCACTTCCAGCGGCTGCCCTCGCTGAAGACCCTGCGCGACGCCGGGCAGAGCTGCGCCGCGCCGCAGAACGCGGGCGGCTCGGTGGTCGGCAGGCTGGACATGCCGCCCGGCAAGACCACCGGCAACGTGCTGATCGGCGTGTTCGCCGAGGCCATCCCGCAGTGCGGCCCGGTCGCGTTCAAGGGCATGGCCGACAGCGGGCCGACCGAGCTGATCCTCAACAACGTGCCGCCGGGCCGCTGGCACGTGATTGCGGTGGCCGAGCACAACGGCGCGCTCGGCGAGGGCAAGTCGTACTCGATCGCCACCAACTCCGCGATCACCATCACCGGGGACGAGACGGCCGCGGTGAACCTGCGGCTGCGCCCGGTCCGGCCGACCGACCCGCCGATCGCGATCACCCTGGCTTCGCGGGTCACCCCCGAGGTCGGCAGCGTCGCGATGCCGCGGATCCAGGAACTCCCGGCCGTCGCCTGA
- a CDS encoding DUF1702 family protein, which produces MSTLLGSLRRRVLAPSFKAVSFAGRGFAVEPIEATARLEAIPQSVVAGFEWGIDSPGQWDLERRLDLVEAEYRGFAYEGATMASAVLDAMSFRPSSRTRDLLLGPGQPHIFLTYIGIGFAMARLPRPLWKKIVPDISGTPYHPTMSWLAVDGYGFDRAYFDTGKIVDRQHVLQPYPWDGHPRYFSRAVDQGIGRALWFINGGHPGNVAAAVARFVPGRQADLWSGVGLAATFAGGADAEGLASLKAPAGPHAPELALGAVFATKARTYSGFVPPHTETGIRALGGVSISDAVRIADETEVAHDAGDEHTPAYEIWRDRIRREFSTSKLRSVA; this is translated from the coding sequence ATGTCGACTCTGCTCGGCTCACTGCGACGGCGGGTGCTGGCCCCCTCGTTCAAGGCGGTCAGCTTCGCCGGCCGCGGGTTCGCGGTCGAACCCATCGAGGCCACCGCGCGGCTGGAGGCCATCCCGCAGTCCGTGGTCGCCGGGTTCGAATGGGGCATCGACAGCCCCGGCCAGTGGGACCTCGAACGGCGGCTCGACCTGGTCGAGGCCGAGTACCGCGGGTTCGCCTACGAGGGCGCGACGATGGCGTCGGCGGTGCTCGACGCGATGAGCTTCCGCCCGTCCAGCCGCACCCGCGACCTGCTGCTCGGCCCGGGGCAGCCGCACATCTTCCTGACCTACATCGGCATCGGCTTCGCCATGGCGCGGCTGCCCCGGCCGCTGTGGAAGAAGATCGTGCCGGACATCAGCGGCACCCCGTACCACCCGACGATGAGCTGGCTGGCCGTCGACGGCTACGGCTTCGACCGCGCCTACTTCGACACCGGGAAGATCGTCGACCGCCAGCACGTGCTCCAGCCGTACCCGTGGGACGGTCACCCCCGCTACTTCAGCCGCGCGGTGGACCAGGGGATCGGGCGCGCGCTGTGGTTCATCAACGGCGGGCACCCCGGCAACGTGGCGGCCGCGGTCGCCCGCTTCGTCCCCGGCAGGCAGGCGGACCTGTGGAGTGGCGTGGGCCTGGCGGCGACGTTCGCCGGCGGCGCCGACGCCGAGGGGCTGGCGTCCCTGAAGGCACCCGCCGGCCCGCACGCGCCGGAACTGGCACTGGGCGCGGTCTTCGCGACCAAGGCCCGGACCTATTCCGGCTTCGTGCCGCCGCACACCGAGACCGGCATCCGGGCATTGGGCGGAGTGTCCATTTCCGATGCCGTGCGGATCGCCGACGAAACCGAAGTGGCGCACGACGCCGGGGACGAGCACACCCCCGCGTACGAAATCTGGCGGGACCGCATTCGCCGTGAATTCTCCACCTCGAAATTGCGCTCAGTGGCCTGA
- a CDS encoding DUF1702 family protein → MGNGWRALRRRILTPNVVETTLDKRGFHKKSPAAQELLEKVGRIFLEGYGYAVEARTTADAMERLDQIPERFRGFAYEGAGMGWAMLDGLPLPGTGRTQESLVSGGDPHNYLIYVGVGWAMARLPKFRWPDPEAFDPLLRWLVLDGYGFHQAYFRTQKYIHEQYQDERFAWPVASPYTNRAIDQGIGRALWFIGGTDARLVTSMVRDFPEERRSDLYGGIGLAATYAGGADPDELRYLRDHAGEHRGLLAQGSAFAAEARVRAGLLVPHSEAAAEILCGTDAVTAAKLTQDVRPAKPVDGEVPAFETWRQQIANEFVSLGGVHL, encoded by the coding sequence TTGGGTAATGGCTGGCGCGCGCTTCGGCGCCGCATTCTGACTCCGAACGTGGTGGAAACCACTTTGGACAAGCGAGGTTTCCACAAGAAGAGCCCGGCCGCGCAGGAACTGCTGGAAAAGGTCGGGAGGATCTTCCTCGAAGGGTACGGGTACGCGGTCGAAGCACGCACGACCGCCGACGCGATGGAGCGCTTGGACCAGATCCCGGAGCGGTTCCGCGGGTTCGCCTACGAAGGTGCCGGCATGGGCTGGGCGATGCTCGACGGCCTGCCGCTCCCCGGGACGGGGCGCACCCAGGAAAGCCTGGTCAGCGGCGGCGATCCGCACAACTACCTGATCTACGTCGGCGTCGGCTGGGCGATGGCCCGCCTGCCGAAGTTCCGCTGGCCCGACCCCGAAGCCTTCGACCCGCTGCTGCGCTGGCTGGTGCTCGACGGCTACGGCTTCCACCAGGCGTACTTCCGCACCCAGAAGTACATCCACGAGCAGTACCAGGACGAGCGGTTCGCCTGGCCGGTCGCTTCGCCGTACACCAACCGCGCCATCGACCAGGGCATCGGCCGGGCGCTGTGGTTCATCGGCGGCACCGACGCGCGCCTGGTCACCTCGATGGTGCGGGACTTCCCCGAGGAGCGGCGGTCCGACCTCTACGGCGGGATCGGCCTGGCCGCGACCTACGCCGGTGGCGCCGACCCGGACGAGCTGCGGTACCTGCGCGACCACGCCGGTGAGCACCGCGGCCTGCTCGCGCAGGGCTCGGCCTTCGCCGCCGAAGCCCGCGTGCGTGCCGGCCTGCTCGTGCCGCACTCCGAAGCCGCCGCGGAGATCCTCTGCGGCACCGACGCGGTCACCGCCGCGAAGCTCACCCAGGACGTCCGGCCGGCCAAGCCCGTCGACGGCGAGGTGCCGGCCTTCGAGACCTGGCGTCAGCAGATCGCAAACGAGTTCGTTTCCCTTGGAGGTGTTCACCTATGA
- a CDS encoding CRTAC1 family protein: MTATVHWLRKQLAGIVALVLVAGMFLVSSLPETSAAEQDELAAGYGFAPKSIAMPSGFPQQEIRKVNQDYKNIDAWISSVGAGIAMNDVDGDGLANDLCVTDPRIDQVVITPTPGAGDQRYEPFALKTGTLPMNDVMAPMGCAPADFNEDGRTDLLVYYWGRTPIVFLGKAEAKGMPLDANCFVPVELVPGSTAAKYNGPQWNSNAVAIDDFDGDGHIDIYLGNYFPHSPVLDPSVKGGVEMNDSLSNASNGGEDYFFRWTGANATGVQYQQLDSVIPIELSKGWVLGAAANDVDGDLLPELYLAQDHGKDAMLHNRSTPGNIRFEPLVDSRTPLVPKSKRIGGDSFKGMSAEWADLDRNGLYDLFVSNITTSFGIEESNFQFMNTSGSQSELRAQLQAGDAPWEDKSTDLGTAWSGWAWDIKSEDFNNSGKPAIAQATGFVKGEVNRWPQLQELATANDLTVHDPAWWPNMVKGDDVAGSQRLAFFVPKSDGGFVNLSEQLGLGVPVPTRGIATGDADGDGRIDMAVARQWDQPVFYQNTAPAAGQFLGLKLTHPDGAPVVGAQVCVKTADGRTIVGRVDGGSGHSGKRSNDVHIGLGDVRGAQEVKLWWRDRTGQAHEQELKLTPGWHSLQLGAQAQER; encoded by the coding sequence ATGACCGCGACAGTCCACTGGCTGCGCAAGCAGCTGGCCGGGATCGTTGCCCTCGTCCTCGTGGCGGGCATGTTCCTGGTCAGCAGCCTGCCGGAGACGTCGGCGGCCGAGCAGGACGAGCTGGCGGCAGGCTACGGCTTCGCGCCGAAGTCGATCGCCATGCCGAGCGGCTTCCCGCAGCAGGAGATCCGGAAGGTCAACCAGGACTACAAGAACATCGACGCCTGGATCTCCTCGGTGGGCGCCGGTATCGCGATGAACGACGTCGACGGCGACGGGCTCGCGAACGACCTGTGCGTCACCGACCCGCGGATCGACCAGGTGGTGATCACCCCGACGCCCGGTGCCGGCGACCAGCGGTACGAGCCGTTCGCGCTCAAGACCGGGACGCTGCCGATGAACGACGTGATGGCGCCGATGGGCTGCGCCCCCGCGGACTTCAACGAGGACGGCCGGACCGACCTGCTGGTCTACTACTGGGGCCGCACGCCGATCGTGTTCCTCGGCAAGGCCGAGGCGAAGGGCATGCCGCTCGACGCCAACTGCTTCGTGCCGGTCGAGCTGGTCCCCGGCTCCACCGCGGCGAAGTACAACGGCCCGCAGTGGAACAGCAACGCGGTCGCGATCGACGACTTCGACGGTGACGGCCACATCGACATCTACCTCGGGAACTACTTCCCGCACAGCCCGGTCCTCGACCCCTCGGTCAAGGGCGGGGTGGAGATGAACGACTCGCTGTCGAACGCCTCCAACGGTGGTGAGGACTACTTCTTCCGCTGGACCGGCGCGAACGCCACCGGCGTGCAGTACCAGCAGCTCGACAGCGTCATCCCGATCGAGTTGTCCAAGGGCTGGGTGCTGGGTGCCGCGGCGAACGACGTCGACGGCGACCTGCTGCCCGAGCTGTACCTGGCACAGGACCACGGCAAGGACGCGATGCTGCACAACCGGTCCACCCCGGGCAACATCCGGTTCGAGCCGCTGGTGGACTCCCGCACCCCGCTGGTGCCGAAGTCCAAGCGCATCGGTGGTGACTCGTTCAAGGGCATGTCCGCCGAATGGGCCGACCTCGACCGCAACGGGCTGTACGACCTGTTCGTCAGCAACATCACCACCTCGTTCGGCATCGAGGAGAGCAACTTCCAGTTCATGAACACCTCGGGCAGCCAGTCCGAGCTGCGGGCGCAGCTGCAGGCCGGTGACGCGCCGTGGGAGGACAAGAGCACCGACCTCGGCACCGCGTGGTCCGGCTGGGCCTGGGACATCAAGTCCGAGGACTTCAACAACAGCGGCAAGCCCGCCATCGCCCAGGCGACCGGGTTCGTCAAGGGTGAGGTCAACCGCTGGCCGCAGCTGCAGGAACTGGCGACCGCGAACGACCTGACGGTGCACGACCCCGCCTGGTGGCCGAACATGGTCAAGGGCGACGACGTGGCGGGCAGCCAGCGACTGGCGTTCTTCGTGCCGAAGTCCGACGGCGGCTTCGTCAACCTGTCCGAGCAGCTCGGCCTCGGGGTCCCGGTGCCCACCCGCGGCATCGCCACCGGTGACGCCGACGGCGACGGCCGGATCGACATGGCCGTGGCCCGTCAGTGGGACCAGCCGGTCTTCTACCAGAACACCGCGCCGGCGGCCGGTCAGTTCCTCGGCCTCAAGCTGACCCACCCGGACGGTGCGCCGGTGGTCGGGGCCCAGGTGTGCGTGAAGACCGCGGACGGCCGGACGATCGTCGGCCGGGTCGACGGCGGCAGCGGGCACTCCGGCAAGCGCAGCAACGATGTCCACATCGGACTCGGGGATGTGCGGGGTGCTCAGGAAGTCAAGCTGTGGTGGCGTGACCGCACCGGTCAGGCCCACGAGCAGGAACTCAAGCTGACCCCGGGCTGGCACTCGCTCCAGCTCGGTGCGCAGGCCCAGGAGAGGTGA